From the genome of Heliomicrobium undosum:
TTTTCCGACTCGGGTATGTTCGGCCTCTATGCCGGAACAAGCCCAGACTTCGCCGAAGAGGTCATGGAAATCTCCCTGCGCGAAATGGCTCGCATCCGTGAAGAGGGGATCCGTCCCGAAGAATTGAGAAGGACCCAGGAGCAGATCAAAGGGAGCCTCTACCTCGGCCTGGAGAGCGTCAACTCGCGGATGACGCGCCTCGGCAAGTCGGAGGTCTGCTACAACCGCTTCGTCCCCCCGGAAGAGGTGATCGAGCGGGTCTATGCGGTCACCCTTGACGATGTGACAAAGGTTGCCCGCGATCTCTGGACACCGGAGCAATGCGCCCTCGCTGTCGTCGGCGCCAAGCCGCTGGCGGTAGAACTGTCCGAGCTGCTGCAAAAAACGGGCTGGTAAAAACGCTTCTCCGCTGATTCCTTCTCCGCTCCTCGTATCTCGTTCCCTTCTTGCTTCTATTTTCTGGAATCGGCGCGTATAGTGGGGTAAGGGGGACAAGGAGGGGGGGCGCCGATGCGTCTCAGCGAGTTGGTGGGCAAGGAGATCGTCAATCTGACAACAGGCGAGCGTCTCGGCGCCGTCGGAGATTCGGATCTGATCATCGACGAGTCGAGCGGCGAGATCGACGCCATCATTCTGCCGCCACGAGGCAACTTTGGCGGCTTTTGGTCTGACCGTGAACCGCTGATCATTCCGTGGGACGCGATCGTCAAGGTGGGCGCTGAGGTGGTCATCATGGAACTGGACGATACCTACCGGCGAACGTCCCGACGTTTTTCCTTTTAACTGTTCTTTCACTGTTGACGTTCGGGGATGTCCCGTGATACCATCAACCTAATCAACTGAATATACCTCCCAGTGGAGAGGTAGAGGCGCGGTCTGTCAAGAGTACCTGGAGGAGTCCGACGGTGGACGATGATACCGGAGGGAAAGGGGCAACCGCCGAAGTTTGGAGCAACCGTATTGCTCACAGACTGGGGCCGGGCATAAGATGTTCGGAACTGCCATCTGGTGATTCGACCGGATGGAGCGCTATCCAATCGTACGGGGACGGTGGAATCCAGCTTCCGAATGTTATTTTTTGGGGGCACCGCCTGAACTCCATGCGGTGTTCCCTTTTTGTATTTCTTTTTATGGGGGATGGGCCATGTCAGAGAGGATTAGAGTCCTGGTCAGCGGCGCCAGGGGGAAAGTGGGCCGAGAGGTAATCAAAGCGGTCCTGGGAGACAACACATTGGAACTGGTCGCCGCCGTCGATCACAACGGTGTCGGAGAGGACGCCGCCGTCTTGGCCGGTCTGCCGGCCTGCGGGGTCTTGCTGCAGGGCGATCTGGCTGCGGCGATTACGGAGACACAGCCACAGGTGATGGTGGACTTCACCAGCCCGGCATCGGTCATGGAAAACGTCCGCATCGCCCTGATGGCTGGCGTGGCGCCCGTCGTCGGGACGACAGGCCTATCGGCAAAAGACATGGAAGAGATCGCCGAGTGGGCCGCCGCCAAAGAGATCGGATGCCTGATCGCGCCCAATTTCGCTATCGGCGCGTTGCTGATGATGCGCTTCGCCCGTGACGCGGCCCGCTTCTTCCCCAATGTGGAGATCATCGAATACCACCACGATCAGAAGTTGGATGCGCCGTCCGGAACGGCCATTAAGACAGCAGAGTTGATCCGGGAAGAACGGCGGGCGATCCGGCAAGGGCATCCGGAGGAGGAAGAAAAAATCGCCGGTTCCCGTGGCGGCGAATTCGATGGGATGCGGATCCACAGCGTCCGCCTGCCGGGTCTGGTGGCCCACCAGGAGGTCATCTTCGGCGCTCTGGGTCAGACCTTGTCGATCCGCCACGATTCGATCAGCCGTGAATCCTTCATGCCCGGCGTTTTGGAGGCCATCCACCGGATCGGCGCCTACAAAGGCCTGATCTACGGGCTCGACAAGATCATCTTTTAAGCATTACAACGCTCTTTGACAATCACATTCTGCACACCTCTCAGCGGGTTGCCTCATATATTAAAAAGAGTTTCACTGTTTATGGTGGAGGAGGTTTTGAACACCCATGACGACCCTTCAAGGAATCCCTTTGGCGGTGATAGGAGGGGACGCGCGGGATCAGATCCTCGTACGCCGCTTGGCTGAGCGGGGCGCGACGGTCGATGTGATCGGTTTGCCTATGGAGGAAACGGAACGGGTGCGGATCGTGGAAGACATCCCGAAGGCCCTGGCGGGAAAAGCGGCGCTCCTTCTGCCCATGCCGGGCGTT
Proteins encoded in this window:
- the dapB gene encoding 4-hydroxy-tetrahydrodipicolinate reductase, encoding MSERIRVLVSGARGKVGREVIKAVLGDNTLELVAAVDHNGVGEDAAVLAGLPACGVLLQGDLAAAITETQPQVMVDFTSPASVMENVRIALMAGVAPVVGTTGLSAKDMEEIAEWAAAKEIGCLIAPNFAIGALLMMRFARDAARFFPNVEIIEYHHDQKLDAPSGTAIKTAELIREERRAIRQGHPEEEEKIAGSRGGEFDGMRIHSVRLPGLVAHQEVIFGALGQTLSIRHDSISRESFMPGVLEAIHRIGAYKGLIYGLDKIIF
- a CDS encoding YlmC/YmxH family sporulation protein; translated protein: MRLSELVGKEIVNLTTGERLGAVGDSDLIIDESSGEIDAIILPPRGNFGGFWSDREPLIIPWDAIVKVGAEVVIMELDDTYRRTSRRFSF